The genomic window CCACAACTTGGAGACGCCCTGCCCGTCGTCATCACCTTGCGTGAGTACGGATACAATCCCGCCCGCAACAGCAACATCGAAGCCTGGGGTGCTTTTGCCCGAGGCCTTGATGAGACGCGGTACCGCGCAGTCTTCATCCGCGACACGCAAACCGCCTCAGATCCCCTCCCTCAAGCCCTTGAAAGACAGATCATCTACACCCCGGCAAGCTATGATCCGGTCCTGAGAATGGCGGCCTACGAGCTCGCCTATATGAATCTGGCTGTGATGCATGGGCCCATGGAGCTGTGCTGGTACAATCAGGCCTGCACATATGGCCTGTTTCTGGAGGCAGGAACCGCCCCACAAAACACCGAAGAAGCCATGATCAATCAAGGCTTTAACCTTCACGGCGACTTGCCGTTTGCGACGGCCCGTCAACACTGGTATTGGCAGGGCGATACGCACGACGCCATTGCACATGCCTTTGATGACATGATCACCCGCATCGAGAAAAATCCCCCGGAAACCGAAATGCAGGCCGGACACAAACATGACTAATGCCAGCCAATTGGTCGGTCAGGATAACAGAAGCCCCTTGCGTAAAGCAGTGGACGACATTGCAGATGGATTGCGTGAATGGCGCGTCTGGCACCTGCTGGGCCTGAATGAAATCAAGCACCGCTATCGGCGGTCGACGATCGGCCCGTTCTGGATGACCCTCTCCATGGGCGTCCAGGCAGCCGTCATGGGCATTCTGTTTGCCTATCTGTTCCAGTCACCGATCGACCGCTTCCTGCCCTTCCTGACCATGAGCCTTGTGCTCTGGGGCTTTCTCAATGCGACCATCATGGATGGCTCAAGCACCTTCATCGCGTCGTCCAGCTTTATCCTCCAATCACGGCGCCCTTTGAGCATCTATGTGTTTCAGAACCTGTGGAAGAACATCATCATCTTCTTCCACCTGATCGTTATCTTCTTCGTCGTTGCGGCGATCTACAGCATGTATCCCGGCTGGCACTACCTTGTGGGACTGTTTGGTCTGCTGCTATTTTGCATCAACCTCGCTTGGGCATCTTTTGCGGCAGCCATCCTTGCTGCGCGGTTTCGCGACGTGCAGATGATCATCCAGAACGCCTTTACTGTTTTGTTCTGGGCAACGCCCATTCTCTATGCGCCGGAACAACTCGGCGGCGGACGGGCGACCCAGCTGGTTCAGCTGAACCCGCTCTATCACGTGATTGAAGTTGTCCGTGCACCGATGCTCGAGAACATACCAAGCGCGATGAACTACTATGTCGCCGGCGGCACCGCAGTGGCCGGGTGCATCTTTACGCTCTTCTTGTACGCGCGCACACGCGCCCGCATCCCATACTGGATTTAGAATTATGGAACGTGTGATCGCCGACATGGTCAATGTCGAGTACCCGGTATTCGACGCCAGCTCGCAGTCCTTGCGGCATATGCTGTTTCTCAACCACATTCCGCGGTCAAGCGGCTCTGTGCATGTGGGTGGCACCCTTGAGCGTACGAAGCACCGCAGTTTTGTCCGCGCTTTGAAAGACGTCTCTTTCACCATCAAGGACGGTGAGCGCGTGGGCCTCATCGGCCACAACGGCTCAGGCAAGACAACACTGCTGCGGACATTGGCAGGCATCTACGAACCCGCGACAGGCACGATGGAAACGCGCGGACGGGTCATGCCCCTGTTCAACCTGACCGAAGGCATGTCACCGGATGCAACAGGCCGTGAGCTGATCATGATCCGCTCCGTCCTCCTGGGCCTGTCAGAAGCTGAGACCGAAGAGATCACACCTGAAGTGATGGAGTTCGCCCAGCTGGGTGACTACATCGACCTGCCGGTCCGAACCTATTCCACCGGCATGCTTGTGCGACTGGCATTCGCCATCACAACTGCTGTTACCTCAGAGATTCTTCTGTTTGACGAACTGATTGGTGCCGGTGACGCCACTTTCGTGGATAAGGCGCAGGCAAGGCTCCAGAAATTCGTAGAAAAATCCAGCGTCATGGTCGTCGCAACACACTCGGCAGACATCATGAAGAAGTGGTGCAACCGCGCCATGGTCTTCGAGCATGGCAACATGATGTATGATGGCACCGTAGATAATGCGCTGGCCGAATATAAGAAGCTGGTCGAAGCCGCAAAATGACCACACCCGGTGATCTGGACTATTTGGAACCTGTTGGTTCCCTGAGCCCGGCACCCGCTGCAGTGGCACTGATCGTTGATGAGCGCGGCCGATATCTCGTCCAGCTGAGAGACGACATCCCGACAATCTTCTTCCCCAATCACTGGGGCTGCTTTGGCGGCGCCCTTGAGCCCGGCGAAACACATCTTGATGCTCTACATCGCGAGCTTCACGAGGAACTTGCGTTGGACTCTGCACCGCTCGGCGCTGAAGAATTCACCCGCTTCACGTTTGATTTCGGATTTGCCGGCGGCGGTATCATTGACCGCGCCTTCTTCGAGGTGCCCATCAAGGCCGCCCAGGTAGATGAGATGGTCCTTGGCGAAGGCAGCGAATTGCGCCTTTGGGAGGGACCGGAGCTATTGAAGCAGCCTGTCGTCCCCTATGACCGGTTTGCCATCTGGATGCACTGCTACAGAACACAGCTTGCCCTGGGGCAATCCCCCA from Candidatus Phaeomarinobacter ectocarpi includes these protein-coding regions:
- a CDS encoding ABC transporter permease, giving the protein MRKAVDDIADGLREWRVWHLLGLNEIKHRYRRSTIGPFWMTLSMGVQAAVMGILFAYLFQSPIDRFLPFLTMSLVLWGFLNATIMDGSSTFIASSSFILQSRRPLSIYVFQNLWKNIIIFFHLIVIFFVVAAIYSMYPGWHYLVGLFGLLLFCINLAWASFAAAILAARFRDVQMIIQNAFTVLFWATPILYAPEQLGGGRATQLVQLNPLYHVIEVVRAPMLENIPSAMNYYVAGGTAVAGCIFTLFLYARTRARIPYWI
- a CDS encoding ABC transporter ATP-binding protein, translating into MERVIADMVNVEYPVFDASSQSLRHMLFLNHIPRSSGSVHVGGTLERTKHRSFVRALKDVSFTIKDGERVGLIGHNGSGKTTLLRTLAGIYEPATGTMETRGRVMPLFNLTEGMSPDATGRELIMIRSVLLGLSEAETEEITPEVMEFAQLGDYIDLPVRTYSTGMLVRLAFAITTAVTSEILLFDELIGAGDATFVDKAQARLQKFVEKSSVMVVATHSADIMKKWCNRAMVFEHGNMMYDGTVDNALAEYKKLVEAAK
- a CDS encoding NUDIX domain-containing protein: MTTPGDLDYLEPVGSLSPAPAAVALIVDERGRYLVQLRDDIPTIFFPNHWGCFGGALEPGETHLDALHRELHEELALDSAPLGAEEFTRFTFDFGFAGGGIIDRAFFEVPIKAAQVDEMVLGEGSELRLWEGPELLKQPVVPYDRFAIWMHCYRTQLALGQSPTP